The DNA segment TTTTTATATTGATGTATATATGAGAAATAGTTTAATACTAAAAATAGAAAAAGTATAGTGGATAAAATAATTTGGAATAAATATATTTTAGTCTTTAATTTCAAATCTGTATCCTAATCCTCTTTCCATAAAAATGAATTTTTCACCATTATCAAAAACTTTTCTTAAATCATTAATTAATTGTCTAATTGGGTAAGATTCTTTTATCTCATTTTCCCAAACATAATTTTCAATCATTTCATTAGTAACAGTATTATTTACATTTTGTAATAACAATGAGAGTAATCTTCTTTCTTTTTTTCTAAGTCTTTTAATAATTCCATCAACAATTAATTCTTCATATTCCATGTCAAAAGAAATTGAATTTGAGATTTTTATAATATTATTTCTATCAAATTTTTTTGACATTAGCTTATTTATTCTTATATCTAATTCTTCTAGATAAAAAGGCTTTTTAATATAATCATCACAACCACTTTTATAAGCAGTTTTAAAATTTTCTAATTCAAGAGAGGCAGTAATTATAATAATTGGAGTTTTTGTATCTTTTTGACGAATATATTTTAGTAAATCCAATCCATTTATGTTAGGAATATTAATATCAATGATATATAAATCAAAAACTTTGCTGTCAATAATTTCTATTGCTTTATCGCCATCTTCAAGTGATTCAATGTCATCACCTTTAAATTTAAGATATTCAGCGATTGTATCGTTTAATGTTATATCATCTTCAATTAATAGAATATTCATAGTTATTTATACTTTTAATCATATTTAATTAATGTTCTTACTATATTCCAATTTTTTAATTTGAGATTCTTAACAATCTTATCATAATTTTTATCGGTTTTGTATATTACAACTACATCAGAATCAATCAATATTGAAACAGAATCAGAATTTAATACATATGGTAGCATTATAAAATCCTTATAATTTATAATTGAATTTTAATACTAATTTGTAAGATGAAAGTAATATTTTTCCTAAAGTAATATTTATTTAATAAATAAAATTTTAATAAGTTAAGTTCAATTATTGGTTTGTTAGCATAAAATTTAAAAATAAGAATAAGTTTTTAAAACTATAAAGGAAATAGGTGATTGAATTATTTAATAATATTGTTTTAGGATTATTAATATTAGTACCATTAGTAAATCCTGTATCAACAGTTGCGTTGTTTATTATATTATCTTCAAATATGACGAAACAAGCTAAAGATAGACAAGCATTACTTGCATCAATTTATGTATTTTTTATAATCGTACTATCATTTTATTTTGGACAATTTATTATGAGGACTTTTGGTATTTCAATTCCGGGACTTAGAATTGCAGGTGGATTGATAGTTGCTTATATTGGTTTTAGAATGTTATTTATTGCAAAAAAAGTTCATGATGGGCAAAATGAAGAATCTGAAAATATTGCTTTTGTTCCAATTGCAATGCCAACTACCGCAGGTCCAGGAACGATTGCTATGGTTATTAGTGCCGCATCAACTGTAAGTAGTGGTCAAATTGACACACCTGATTGGATTATACATGTATCATCTATAGTTGTTCCTCTTTTATTGAGTATTATTTTGTGGTTAAGTTTAAGAAGCGCAGATTCAATTATGAAATTAATTGGAGAAAATGGAGTAGATGCAATATCTAAAATAATGGGTTTTTTACTTGTTTGTATGGGAACTCAATTTATTATAAATGGAGTAAAAGAAATAATTATTAATTTTCCAAATTAAGGTGACGTACAAATAAATAAAATTATCGATAATTATAAAACAATAGGTCTCATAAAAGATGATGTTAATGTAGATGATTTTTTTATTTCAGCATAGTAAATAATAAAGTTAAAAAATTTTGAAAGAAGTAAAAATGGATCCAAAAAAAAGGCTTAATTAAAAAAAATGGGGTCTGAATTATTCTTTTTTCTTATAGCTAACTAAGTAATCATCAACAATCTTTAACTTCAAACTTTTACTCAAACCTCTATGTATTTTTATTAATATTTTCAATGGAGAAAATACTCCACCCTCAATTAAATTTGTTGTATTTGAAAGATTTAATTTCTTATAATTTTTATAGGTAAAAAGATATGGTAAATTATTTCTAATACTACGATAAGCAGCTACAAGTTTTTTATGAGTATATGAACTTTTTTGACTATCAGGATGAATAGTAATTTCAGGCTTAATTAAAAAAAATGGGGTCTGAAAAGTTAAGCTAGCTTCGATACTATGGTTGTTTAAAAAGGATTATCTACAGATGTCTGTAAAAAAATAGTAAAATATGTCCAAAATGCTTATCAAAAAACACAAAAAAGATTGGTAAAAGAAATGAAATTCAACGTTATCAATGTAATAATTGTGGTAAAAAATTTCAATCAAAAAGAAGACCTGAAAAACTAGAAAATTCTCTTTTCAAAGAGTATGTTTATCATAGACAAACTTTACAAGATTTAGCTACTAAATACAATAAATCTATCCAATGGGTTCATTATAAAATTAAAGAATATCTTCCTATTGCAAAGGTACATAATCCAAGAGCAGTAAATTTAATATGTGATGCAACTTTCTATGGTAAGAGAAAAGATAAGTTGGGTACTTTAGTTTTTATGGATAGTATCACTCATGAGATATTAATTTGGAAACATATACAAACAGAAAGAGTAGATGATTATAAATACTTACTTGTTGAATTATTGAATCTAGGATATACAATTTTATCTGTAACAATATATGGTAAGAGAGGTGTTAACAGCGTATTTAAAGATTATCCAGTACAAATGTGTCATTTCCATCAGAAACGTATTATTCAAAGATATATAACATTACATCCAAAACTAGAAGCTAGCCAAGAGTTAAAGAAAATTATGACTAGATTAAAATATAGTGATGAGAATAGATTTACAAAAGCATTGGATATTTGGTATATAAAATATAAATCTTTTTTAGATGAAATTACTATTCATCCTGATAGTCAAAAAAGTTCATATACTCATAAAAAACTTGTAGCTGCTTATCGTAGTATTAGAAATAATTTACCATATCTTTTTACCTATAAAAATTATAAGAAATTAAATCTTTCAAATACAACAAATTTAATTGAGGGTGGAGTATTTTCTCCATTGAAAATATTAATAAAAATACATAGAGGTTTGAGTAAAAGTTTGAAGTTAAAGATTGTTGATGATTACTTAGTTAGCTATAAGAAAAAAGAATAATTCAGACCCCATTTTTTTTAATTAAGCCGAAACTGGTAATAATAAATATTTATTGTTATCAAGTTTTAATAAGCCTTTCTATTCTCACGATATCATCGCTAAAAGGTTTAAAGAGCTTTTGATGGACATAAATATTAAAGAAAGAAAACTATATAATCTAAGACATACATTTGCAAGTATGATGATTAGTCAAGGTCAAAATATTCTTTGGGTTTCAAGAATGTTAGGGCATAAAGATATATCAATAACATTAAAAGTTTATACAAAATTCATAAAAGAAAATGATGATGAAAGATTGAATAATTTATCTAAGATTGTTCCTTTTTTTGTCCCTTTTTTAAATAAATAAACTAAGAAGTACTATTTTAAGGGGTTTATATAATGCAAATAAGAGTTTATTACGAAGATACAGATTGTGGAGATATGGTTTATCACTCAAATTATTTAAATTTTTGTGAAAGAGCAAGAAGTGAACTTTTTTTTAAAAAAGGTTTACTTCCTCATTCAAATAGTGAATTTTTTGTAGTTAAATCATGTAAAGCAAACTGGATAAAATCTGCGAAATTTGCAGATATTTTGGATATAAATACTAGATTAATAGAAAAAAAAGCTGCTTCAATTATTATGAAACAAGAAATTTTTAGACAAAATGAGCTTATTTTTGAAGCGGAGTTCAAGTTAGCATTTTTAAAAAGTGGAAAACCAGCAAAAATTCCATCAAAGATATTTGAAATTTTGGAGAATTAAGAATGAAAAAGATTTTACTTATACTATTTTTTGTATTGAATTTATATTCAAATGAAGCATACATTTTACCTGAAGATTCTAATTATCTAAAAGAAAAAATTAGATATGAGATTTTAACTTCAAAAGAATCTATATTTGTTGCTATGTATAATTTTTCGTACAAAAGTATTGCAAAAGATTTGATTAAAGCCTCTAAAAATGGTACAAAAATTACAGTTTTACTAGATAAAACAAAAGTAGAAGAAGATGATGAAGTTTATAATATGCTAATAGAGGCAAATATAAATGTTATTTTGGTTGAAGATAAAAAAATGCATTTAAAAATGATGCTTTTTGATAATAAGCTAGCACTAATTGGAAGTTTGAATTTCACAAAAAAATCTTTTGAAGAGAATATAGATATGGCATATTTTATTAAAGATTGGAAATTAGTTGGAAAATTAAAAGATTTTGTAGCAAAGTTTGAATAAAATATATACTTAAATTTTATTAAAGGATTAATTTTGTTACAATTTTTTGTTATAGCATATTGTTTATATTTTTTCTTTACAATTTATACATCTTTTATGCAAATTGGTTTTGTAAAAGATAGTATGAAAAAAAGAGCAGTTATTTTAAGTACTAAAAAATATTATGAGGCTGCAAATTATAGTATTGATAAAGAAAAATTAGCAATTGTTAGTACATTTTTTGATTTTATTATATTTGTTTTTTGGTTGGGGT comes from the Aliarcobacter cibarius genome and includes:
- a CDS encoding response regulator transcription factor encodes the protein MNILLIEDDITLNDTIAEYLKFKGDDIESLEDGDKAIEIIDSKVFDLYIIDINIPNINGLDLLKYIRQKDTKTPIIIITASLELENFKTAYKSGCDDYIKKPFYLEELDIRINKLMSKKFDRNNIIKISNSISFDMEYEELIVDGIIKRLRKKERRLLSLLLQNVNNTVTNEMIENYVWENEIKESYPIRQLINDLRKVFDNGEKFIFMERGLGYRFEIKD
- a CDS encoding MarC family NAAT transporter, producing MIELFNNIVLGLLILVPLVNPVSTVALFIILSSNMTKQAKDRQALLASIYVFFIIVLSFYFGQFIMRTFGISIPGLRIAGGLIVAYIGFRMLFIAKKVHDGQNEESENIAFVPIAMPTTAGPGTIAMVISAASTVSSGQIDTPDWIIHVSSIVVPLLLSIILWLSLRSADSIMKLIGENGVDAISKIMGFLLVCMGTQFIINGVKEIIINFPN
- a CDS encoding IS256 family transposase, variant Zn-binding type, encoding MCPKCLSKNTKKIGKRNEIQRYQCNNCGKKFQSKRRPEKLENSLFKEYVYHRQTLQDLATKYNKSIQWVHYKIKEYLPIAKVHNPRAVNLICDATFYGKRKDKLGTLVFMDSITHEILIWKHIQTERVDDYKYLLVELLNLGYTILSVTIYGKRGVNSVFKDYPVQMCHFHQKRIIQRYITLHPKLEASQELKKIMTRLKYSDENRFTKALDIWYIKYKSFLDEITIHPDSQKSSYTHKKLVAAYRSIRNNLPYLFTYKNYKKLNLSNTTNLIEGGVFSPLKILIKIHRGLSKSLKLKIVDDYLVSYKKKE
- a CDS encoding YbgC/FadM family acyl-CoA thioesterase, translated to MQIRVYYEDTDCGDMVYHSNYLNFCERARSELFFKKGLLPHSNSEFFVVKSCKANWIKSAKFADILDINTRLIEKKAASIIMKQEIFRQNELIFEAEFKLAFLKSGKPAKIPSKIFEILEN
- a CDS encoding phospholipase D-like domain-containing protein; translated protein: MKKILLILFFVLNLYSNEAYILPEDSNYLKEKIRYEILTSKESIFVAMYNFSYKSIAKDLIKASKNGTKITVLLDKTKVEEDDEVYNMLIEANINVILVEDKKMHLKMMLFDNKLALIGSLNFTKKSFEENIDMAYFIKDWKLVGKLKDFVAKFE